In one Bacillus sp. SM2101 genomic region, the following are encoded:
- a CDS encoding RNHCP domain-containing protein translates to MSRKSENTAFQCENCREQVTPLTNGSFRNHCPYCLYSKHLDIQPGDRASDCYGLMVLIGLDYSNKKGYQIVHECTKCGKVGKNKVATDTLQEDQIINYMKSIV, encoded by the coding sequence TTGAGTAGAAAATCAGAAAATACAGCGTTTCAGTGTGAAAATTGTAGAGAACAAGTTACACCATTAACTAATGGTAGTTTTAGAAATCATTGTCCTTACTGTTTGTATTCAAAACATCTAGATATCCAACCAGGTGATCGGGCAAGTGATTGCTATGGACTAATGGTACTGATTGGGCTTGATTATTCTAACAAGAAAGGCTATCAAATTGTTCATGAATGTACAAAATGTGGTAAGGTTGGTAAGAACAAAGTTGCCACAGATACACTGCAAGAAGATCAAATAATTAATTATATGAAATCAATAGTTTAA